Proteins encoded by one window of Lycium barbarum isolate Lr01 chromosome 11, ASM1917538v2, whole genome shotgun sequence:
- the LOC132618345 gene encoding stress-induced protein KIN2-like has translation MDALKKVIPQGGETKVQHQEKGLMEKAGDAAQSAQKTAQGEKGLMEKAGDAAQSAQKTAQGVGEQVKTSTLGAVDAVKNATGMNK, from the exons ATGGATGCTCTTAAGAAAGTAATCCCCCAAGGTGGCGAAACCAAGGTCCAACACCAG GAAAAAGGTTTGATGGAGAAGGCTGGAGATGCTGCGCAGTCTGCCCAGAAAACAGCGCAAGGG GAAAAAGGTTTGATGGAGAAGGCTGGAGATGCTGCGCAGTCTGCCCAGAAAACAGCGCAAGGG GTGGGGGAGCAAGTGAAGACCTCAACGCTAGGAGCAGTTGATGCCGTTAAAAACGCCACTGGCATGAACAAATGA